From Psychroflexus torquis ATCC 700755, the proteins below share one genomic window:
- a CDS encoding DUF6642 family protein, whose amino-acid sequence MEIEKFIYCLEAVPDIETTNTTEVVKILEDIALVQDITSIYKACDTIEGLEESLSYLLYEDHNFKDYEIIYLVIPGEANNILMNDYYYSIEEIAELFEGKMTGKVIHFANQKVLDLTDEESQYFLDVTGARAISGYGSTTSKISSTITIDRVFFSMFQENDDLAEVVESMFQKHYNLCKLLDFRLYY is encoded by the coding sequence ATGGAAATTGAAAAATTTATTTATTGTCTTGAAGCCGTTCCAGATATAGAGACTACCAACACTACTGAAGTTGTAAAAATCTTAGAGGATATTGCCTTAGTACAAGATATTACGAGTATTTACAAAGCTTGTGATACCATAGAGGGATTGGAGGAGAGCTTGAGTTATTTGCTGTATGAAGATCATAACTTTAAAGATTACGAAATTATTTACCTCGTTATACCGGGGGAGGCGAACAACATCCTGATGAATGACTATTATTATAGCATTGAAGAGATTGCAGAACTTTTTGAAGGGAAGATGACTGGGAAAGTCATACATTTTGCTAACCAAAAAGTCTTGGATCTCACTGATGAGGAGTCACAGTATTTTTTAGATGTTACTGGCGCACGAGCTATCTCAGGTTATGGATCTACCACTAGCAAAATTTCAAGTACAATTACTATAGACAGAGTTTTCTTCAGTATGTTTCAGGAAAATGATGATCTTGCGGAAGTTGTGGAATCCATGTTTCAAAAGCATTATAATCTCTGTAAATTACTCGACTTTAGGTTGTATTATTAG